Proteins found in one Nostoc sp. NIES-3756 genomic segment:
- a CDS encoding endonuclease domain-containing protein produces the protein MNNPTPPHKLLRRGDKTHNIVTGQTINPDKIQIAKELRRQMTPEEKILWQYLRTNRLHGLHFRRQQIIDGFIVDFYCHTAKLVIEIDGKIHEQQVEYDAERDKVLLARGLRLLRIKNEEVIHKLDQVLMLISQVCLEET, from the coding sequence ATGAATAATCCAACACCGCCGCACAAATTGCTACGTAGAGGCGATAAAACTCATAACATAGTCACAGGACAAACAATAAACCCAGATAAAATACAGATTGCCAAAGAACTTCGTCGCCAAATGACACCAGAAGAAAAAATACTTTGGCAATATCTTCGTACTAATCGTTTGCATGGGTTACACTTTCGTCGTCAGCAAATTATTGATGGTTTTATTGTAGATTTTTACTGTCACACCGCTAAATTAGTGATAGAAATAGATGGAAAAATTCATGAACAACAAGTTGAATATGATGCAGAACGTGACAAAGTTTTGTTAGCAAGAGGATTACGTTTGCTGAGAATTAAAAATGAAGAAGTAATACACAAACTTGATCAGGTTTTGATGTTGATTTCTCAAGTTTGTTTGGAAGAGACCTAA
- a CDS encoding MAE_28990/MAE_18760 family HEPN-like nuclease: MKSTLFKDFDERAQEVSRYFLFLKNLEQGSIKLSMGNAKNPKTKSINNNLEKTLKATGFLLLYNLVESTMRNAIITIFDDFQSKSVSFDDVTDKIKKIIIKNFKENNSTDVLLKSINNISCDIIYRTFDKEKLFSGNLDARRIRDTSEMYGFSCKTNAKKTKNGSDLLRVKTNRNDLAHGFKSFEEVGRNATADELLEIQKRVICYLKEILENIEIYLSKQDYLK; this comes from the coding sequence ATGAAAAGTACCTTATTTAAAGATTTTGATGAACGCGCTCAAGAAGTTAGTAGATATTTTCTGTTTTTGAAAAATTTAGAACAAGGTTCAATTAAATTAAGCATGGGTAATGCTAAAAACCCCAAGACTAAATCAATAAATAATAATTTAGAAAAGACTCTTAAGGCAACAGGATTTTTGTTACTCTACAATCTTGTTGAATCAACGATGCGTAATGCCATTATAACAATTTTTGATGATTTTCAAAGTAAAAGTGTTTCTTTCGATGATGTCACAGATAAAATTAAAAAAATCATTATTAAAAATTTCAAGGAGAACAACTCCACTGATGTTCTGTTAAAGAGTATCAATAATATTTCATGTGATATAATATACAGAACTTTTGATAAAGAAAAATTATTTTCAGGGAATCTCGATGCAAGAAGAATACGAGATACATCTGAAATGTATGGTTTTTCATGTAAAACAAATGCTAAAAAAACTAAAAATGGTAGCGATTTATTAAGAGTTAAAACTAATAGAAATGATTTGGCACATGGTTTTAAATCATTTGAGGAAGTTGGTAGAAATGCTACTGCGGACGAATTATTGGAGATTCAAAAAAGAGTTATTTGTTATTTAAAGGAAATATTAGAGAATATAGAAATTTATTTATCTAAGCAGGATTATTTGAAATGA
- a CDS encoding DUF262 domain-containing protein, which produces MVNQLEITDEQKENAEIEIRDKTKRVDYNTLEYPIEVIIQKYLEGREEDENELFIPDYQREMSWDDDRQSKFIESLILGLPIPYIFVADISGSEDLARLEIIDGTQRIRTLTRFIENQLKLQNLEKLKALNGFTFEDLPLPRQRRFKRTTIKMIILTKEANEEIRRDVFERINSGSVELNEMEKRRGGKPGKFLDLIEELSKYKQFLDLCSFTETEINKRDPQEYVLRFFAFLNNYQSYSDSDRKVHKFLNNYLDQENQSKSLNIDVMKSEFYAVLEFIKKYFPNALHIYRKTKNQYEPTTRIKFESICVGVALALRENPNLTPKSTEFLDSQEFKSYTISDGYNSQNKVTNRIHYVRDQLLGN; this is translated from the coding sequence ATGGTAAATCAATTAGAAATTACAGATGAACAGAAAGAAAATGCTGAAATAGAAATTCGTGACAAAACAAAACGGGTTGACTACAATACTTTAGAATATCCCATAGAAGTAATTATTCAAAAGTATTTAGAGGGAAGAGAGGAAGATGAAAATGAATTATTTATTCCAGACTATCAACGAGAAATGTCTTGGGATGACGATAGACAATCAAAATTTATTGAATCTTTGATTTTAGGTTTACCAATACCTTATATTTTTGTTGCTGATATATCAGGTTCAGAAGATTTAGCACGTTTAGAAATTATAGATGGTACACAACGTATTCGTACTTTAACTAGGTTTATTGAAAATCAACTTAAATTACAAAATCTTGAAAAATTGAAAGCTCTGAATGGGTTTACTTTTGAAGATTTACCACTACCACGCCAAAGACGTTTTAAGAGGACTACTATTAAAATGATTATCTTAACAAAAGAAGCAAATGAAGAAATCAGAAGAGATGTCTTTGAAAGAATTAATAGTGGTAGTGTTGAATTAAATGAAATGGAGAAACGCCGAGGAGGTAAACCAGGTAAGTTTCTCGATCTAATTGAGGAATTATCAAAATATAAACAATTTCTGGATTTATGTTCTTTTACTGAAACTGAAATCAATAAAAGAGATCCACAAGAATATGTCTTACGTTTTTTTGCATTTTTAAATAATTATCAAAGTTATTCTGATTCTGACAGAAAAGTGCATAAGTTTTTAAACAATTATTTAGACCAAGAAAATCAATCTAAGTCACTAAATATTGATGTAATGAAGAGTGAATTTTATGCAGTTTTAGAATTTATAAAAAAATACTTTCCTAACGCTTTACATATTTACCGAAAAACAAAGAATCAATATGAACCAACTACTAGGATTAAATTTGAATCCATTTGTGTAGGTGTCGCTCTAGCATTAAGAGAGAATCCAAATCTAACCCCAAAATCAACTGAGTTTTTAGACAGTCAAGAATTTAAAAGTTATACTATATCTGATGGGTATAATTCTCAAAATAAAGTCACTAATCGTATTCATTATGTTCGTGATCAGCTTTTGGGGAATTAA